Proteins co-encoded in one Kutzneria chonburiensis genomic window:
- a CDS encoding response regulator, whose product MTIKVVLADDQGLVRAGFRLLLETEDGFEVCGEAGDGARAVELAREHRPDVVVMDIRMPGVDGLVATRQITSDPSLAGVKVLVLTTFDVDEYVFEALRSGASGFLLKDTEPVDLLHAIRVIAAGEALLAPTVTRRLISEFANRPEHRRPDPAALRELTEREREVLALVAGGLSNEEIAEHLVISPATSRTHVSRIMTKLGARDRAQLVVLAYESKLVTPRE is encoded by the coding sequence ATGACGATCAAGGTGGTGCTGGCCGACGACCAGGGCCTGGTCCGGGCCGGCTTCCGACTGCTGCTGGAGACCGAGGACGGCTTCGAGGTGTGCGGGGAGGCCGGCGACGGCGCGCGGGCCGTCGAGCTGGCCCGGGAGCATCGGCCGGACGTGGTCGTGATGGACATCCGGATGCCCGGTGTCGACGGGCTCGTGGCGACCCGGCAGATCACCTCGGACCCGTCGCTGGCCGGCGTGAAGGTGTTGGTGCTGACCACTTTCGACGTCGACGAATACGTGTTCGAGGCGTTGCGCTCGGGCGCTTCGGGCTTCCTGCTGAAGGACACCGAACCGGTCGACCTGCTGCACGCCATCCGGGTCATCGCCGCCGGCGAGGCGCTGCTCGCGCCGACCGTGACCCGGCGGCTGATCTCCGAATTCGCCAACCGGCCCGAACACCGTCGCCCCGACCCGGCCGCGCTGCGTGAGCTGACCGAGCGGGAACGCGAGGTGTTGGCGCTGGTCGCCGGCGGACTGTCCAACGAGGAGATCGCCGAGCACCTGGTGATCAGTCCGGCGACCTCGCGGACCCATGTCAGCCGCATCATGACCAAGCTGGGCGCGCGGGACCGCGCCCAGCTCGTCGTGCTGGCCTACGAGTCGAAACTGGTCACGCCACGGGAGTGA
- the trxA gene encoding thioredoxin, which yields MLQAVTDADFAERVLTSDKPVLVEFWATWCGPCRMVGPVLERLADEHPEIGIVKMDLDANQVTATRYQVMAAPTMLLFHHGEVVKMIVGAKPKAALERELFTPVA from the coding sequence ATGCTGCAAGCGGTCACCGACGCGGACTTCGCGGAGCGGGTGCTGACCAGCGACAAGCCGGTGCTGGTGGAGTTCTGGGCCACCTGGTGCGGCCCGTGCCGCATGGTCGGGCCGGTGTTGGAGCGGCTGGCCGACGAGCACCCGGAGATCGGCATCGTGAAGATGGACCTGGACGCCAACCAGGTCACCGCGACCAGGTACCAGGTCATGGCCGCGCCGACGATGTTGCTGTTCCACCACGGCGAAGTGGTCAAGATGATCGTCGGCGCCAAGCCGAAGGCCGCGCTGGAGCGGGAGCTGTTCACTCCCGTGGCGTGA
- a CDS encoding MerR family transcriptional regulator: MRIGELADRAGTTTRSLRYYEEQGLLPARRTANGYRDYDEDDLRAVNEIRSLLAIGFALEDTRPFVECLRAGNPTGDVCPASVAVYRRKLDELDDCIARLQAVRAQVAAAVERNTGEESCCKRSPTRTSRSGC; this comes from the coding sequence ATGCGCATCGGGGAGCTCGCGGACCGGGCCGGGACCACGACCCGCTCGCTCCGCTACTACGAGGAGCAGGGCCTGCTGCCGGCCCGCCGCACCGCCAACGGCTACCGCGACTACGACGAGGACGATCTGCGCGCGGTGAACGAGATCCGCTCGCTGCTGGCGATCGGCTTCGCGCTGGAGGACACGCGGCCGTTCGTGGAGTGCCTGCGCGCGGGCAACCCGACCGGCGACGTGTGCCCGGCGTCGGTGGCGGTGTACCGGCGCAAGCTCGACGAACTGGACGACTGCATCGCACGGCTGCAGGCGGTACGGGCGCAGGTCGCCGCCGCGGTCGAACGCAACACAGGGGAGGAATCATGCTGCAAGCGGTCACCGACGCGGACTTCGCGGAGCGGGTGCTGA
- a CDS encoding GNAT family N-acetyltransferase, with protein sequence MSTQIAGFLRAGRRNPVRVGPFVAGFSETTANPYSNYAVPDDDARPTADDVSALISVFVERDRKPRLEYLPGVSPFVQAALEEAGFVEEGLLPVMTVGTLVEPPPVEGIELVAADSDDAILGMATALNLAYGEPPPTEADLASHKGSRDRGGFALLVRSSDGEPVGGGLVTVPIGGVAELAGIGVVPSWRRRGIAAVITHRLVRAAHDLGARHPFLMAADDNATRVYARIGFEITGRVLHISR encoded by the coding sequence ATGAGCACCCAGATCGCCGGCTTCCTGCGCGCCGGCCGCCGCAATCCCGTCCGGGTCGGGCCGTTCGTGGCCGGCTTCTCCGAGACCACCGCGAATCCGTACAGCAACTACGCCGTGCCCGACGACGACGCCCGGCCTACGGCTGACGACGTTTCGGCGTTGATCTCGGTCTTCGTCGAACGTGACCGCAAGCCGCGGTTGGAGTACCTGCCCGGCGTCAGTCCGTTCGTGCAGGCCGCGTTGGAGGAGGCCGGTTTCGTCGAAGAAGGCCTGCTACCCGTGATGACCGTTGGGACGCTGGTCGAACCGCCGCCGGTGGAGGGCATCGAGTTGGTGGCCGCCGACTCCGACGACGCCATCCTCGGCATGGCAACCGCGTTGAACCTGGCCTACGGCGAGCCGCCGCCCACCGAGGCGGATCTGGCCAGCCACAAGGGATCCCGTGACCGCGGCGGCTTCGCGCTGCTGGTCCGGTCGTCGGACGGCGAGCCCGTCGGCGGTGGGTTGGTCACCGTGCCCATCGGCGGTGTCGCCGAGCTAGCCGGCATCGGCGTTGTCCCGTCGTGGCGGCGTCGGGGAATCGCCGCCGTCATCACCCATCGGCTCGTTCGGGCCGCCCACGACCTCGGCGCGCGGCACCCGTTCCTGATGGCCGCCGACGACAACGCCACCCGGGTCTACGCCCGTATCGGCTTCGAGATCACCGGGAGGGTCCTGCACATCTCCCGCTGA
- a CDS encoding alginate O-acetyltransferase AlgX-related protein, whose protein sequence is MGEPGEDTQPIKRHESRLPDDHPLYRPRHGKQRFALVCAVVFLMTPLFGLTLFGTPPSIENRALHPFPSVGEGWSFFTDLGPWATDHLSFREQAINLTDGISRSLFGEPPNQESSDPSQPTSGPIPVGPPPTVNPPIPGSPALDNEPPPVAGYPRVIEGKNNWLYFGYDMQGKCQPQQRLEDVIANLVKLRNAVQQSGRKFVLVVPPDKSTSVPQYLPDQYAGKSCAIAHSERFWSLVTAEAGATDLRSNLNRIGPSAYFPQDTHWTYAGGLIMTRAIAGAIHPGIDLPWRVTDGAKSEGVADLPPMIAKTGTDVSKTYRLAPDGHVDRTQQGPFDLRDTVSFSTSKPVNGMVAGKTAMVTDSFTNYAAPFLAATFTDITLTPSAVVQQNPGAEAQRMVDSDTVVVEVVERNLSSGISPMTQPAVLDPIIQQLAAHPKR, encoded by the coding sequence GTGGGGGAGCCGGGCGAGGACACGCAGCCGATCAAACGACATGAGTCCCGGCTGCCGGACGACCACCCGCTCTATCGACCGCGCCACGGCAAGCAGCGGTTCGCGCTGGTCTGCGCAGTGGTCTTCCTGATGACGCCGTTGTTCGGCCTGACCCTTTTCGGCACGCCGCCGTCGATCGAGAACCGGGCGCTGCACCCGTTCCCCAGCGTCGGCGAGGGCTGGTCCTTCTTCACCGACCTCGGCCCATGGGCGACCGACCATCTGTCCTTCCGCGAGCAGGCGATCAACCTGACCGACGGCATCAGCCGGTCCCTGTTCGGCGAGCCGCCCAACCAGGAGAGCAGCGACCCGTCCCAGCCGACCAGCGGCCCCATCCCGGTCGGCCCGCCGCCCACGGTCAATCCGCCCATCCCGGGCTCGCCGGCCCTGGACAACGAGCCGCCGCCGGTTGCCGGCTACCCGCGGGTCATCGAGGGCAAGAACAACTGGCTGTACTTCGGCTACGACATGCAGGGCAAGTGCCAACCCCAGCAGCGCCTCGAGGACGTCATCGCCAACCTGGTGAAGCTGCGGAACGCAGTGCAGCAGTCGGGCCGCAAGTTCGTGCTGGTGGTGCCGCCGGACAAGTCGACGAGCGTGCCGCAGTACCTGCCCGACCAGTACGCGGGCAAGTCCTGCGCCATCGCCCACAGCGAGCGGTTCTGGTCGCTGGTCACGGCCGAGGCCGGCGCCACCGACCTGCGGTCGAACCTGAACCGCATCGGTCCGTCGGCCTACTTCCCGCAGGACACGCACTGGACCTACGCCGGCGGACTGATCATGACCAGGGCCATCGCCGGAGCCATCCACCCCGGCATCGACCTGCCCTGGCGGGTCACCGACGGCGCCAAGAGCGAAGGCGTCGCCGACCTGCCGCCGATGATCGCCAAGACCGGCACGGACGTGAGCAAGACCTACCGGCTCGCCCCGGACGGCCACGTCGACCGCACCCAGCAGGGGCCGTTCGACCTGCGGGACACCGTCAGCTTCAGCACATCGAAGCCGGTGAACGGCATGGTCGCCGGCAAGACGGCGATGGTGACGGACTCGTTCACCAACTACGCGGCGCCGTTCCTCGCGGCCACCTTCACCGACATCACCCTCACGCCAAGCGCGGTCGTGCAGCAGAACCCGGGCGCGGAGGCGCAGCGCATGGTGGACAGCGACACGGTCGTGGTGGAGGTCGTGGAGCGCAATCTGTCATCGGGCATCAGCCCGATGACCCAACCCGCGGTGCTGGACCCGATCATCCAGCAGCTGGCCGCGCATCCCAAACGCTGA